In Mustela erminea isolate mMusErm1 chromosome 7, mMusErm1.Pri, whole genome shotgun sequence, the genomic stretch CTGCCCTGGGGGAGGACATGGCACAGGAGAAAGCtctgagagcagagggaaaggagttcaagaattttcagctttttaatttaCTGAGTCAAAAACTTATTTTTGTGGTTCCTAAGTTGCACACTGTGAATCGATATCTTAACATGAGTGACCAGCCCCAACATAGGCTTGGAGATGTGAGATGAGAGGGGATCTAGAATGAGGTGCACGTAGCAGGGGCTGCGTGTCCAGCAGGGGAATGTGGGGAAAAGGGCTCAGAGGCAGAAAAGATGTGGTAAGTGGTGGAGCAGCACTAGGTTCCCCGGGTCAGCAGCAACGAGGCTAATGGACCACACTGTAGCACCCCCTGCCCCGGCCTCTAACACAGGCATCCGCCGGCTCTACCCttcagtggttaagcatcctGGGGTAGAGCtgacctctgagcctcagtctccccccTTGTGAAATGGGATCGTGAGGATTACAGGGGACAGTTCATGTAAAACCACAGGCATGGgcctggctggaggggagggtttGATGATAAGCCCTTGGCCCCTTCTTGCCTAAGACACTTCTAAGAGGCCCCTGCAGCCCAGAGTAGGGGGTCCAAGGAGGGACCTGATGTCCCAGTGTGAGCTGGGGAGGCTGCAAGCTGCTGACAGCCGCCCCTCCCCTAGTACGAGAACCAGGCCAAGTATAAAGACCAGTGGGGACAGCAGGGGCTATACCACTGCCCCAACTTCTCGGACGTCATGGGCCACAAGGCCCTCCCTAAGGAGGAtttccaggcaccccaaggatggCACTGGCAGGGGCAGTGGACAGTGGAGCCTCAGAGGAGGTAAGGCAAGGGGGCAAGCCTAGAGCCTATGTGCGCCTGGACATGCAGCCTGTTCTTTTCACCTGGGAGAGCCAGTTAACCACAGCCCGGGGAGGTGGGCACGTGGCCATTGTAGCCTGCTCCCAGAGGCTGGGATGCCCGAGAGGAAGGGCCCAGCCCACCACCCTACCCTGGAGGCCAAGCCCCACAGCCCAGCCTTACCCATAGCAAGCTGCCAGGTAGGGGAACACTGGGCCAGCAGAGGACAACCCGGGAGCCTGAAAGTTTGGGGAGATGTGCTGGAAACTTAGGGTCTCGCTGCCCCCAGACTCCTCCTGGACGTAGACATCAACAAGAGCCAGGTGCTAGAGGAGGTGTATGAGAACCAGTGTCGTGACACCACGGGGGCCTGGGTGCCGGCAGCCATCCCAAACACGGATATGGTAAGCAGGGGCCAAAGCTGTCTTGGGGGACAAGCAGTGCATGCAGGTGGGCACCTTGGAAGCTGGGTTGTCTGAGTGGGAAGAGCACTGGACCAAGGGTTACCTCTGAGCCCCCACATGCTGCACAGGAGCCTGGGTGCGCACTGATGGCATTAGTATCCCAAGGGGGCAGGTAGAGGTACCTTTAAGAAGACTATAAGGGACAAGGTAGGGAGCAGTGTTTCCTTCCTAGGCTTCTTCCAAAGGTAGTGCTTACTCAGGAGAGAATCTGTCTGGGGCTAGTCTAAGCCCACACCATCTGAAAGAACTTCctatgatgatggaaatgttctatgtctGCACCGTCCATCTATCCAGTGGCTAGCAAGTACCTGAAATGCGGTACTTGTGAGAGTGAGGAACTGaactttggctttcattttatttatttatttattttttaaaagattttatttgtttatttgagagagagagtgagcatgaccAGGAGGGAGGGACcgaggcagactccccaccaagcagggagcccaacacggaactcgatcccaggaccctgggatcatggcctgagccaaaggcagatgcttaacccactgagccacccaggcgcccaattttgtttcattttaattagcTTACACTGAAGTGGTCCCAGGAGGTTGGTGGCTACTGTGTGTCGGACAGTGCGGGTCAAACCCATCTCTCAGGCATACTACCCTCCCCTCCTCAACAAGGACAGAGTGGATTTGGACAGGTGGCAGCATCTAGCTGAGATCAGTCACACTGTTCCCCTTTCACAATCATTAGTATGGATATTTCCTATTTATGGTACTGATTTGCCACTGATAGTGGCTATAAttaagtttccttttaaaaatacgtttactggggcgcctgggcagctcagtcattaggcatctgtcttcggctcaggtcatgatcctagctagggtcctgggatcgagccccacatcgggctccctgctcagcaagaggtctgcttctccctctccttgtccccctgcttgtgtgcacgctctctctctccctctgacagataaataaaattaaaaaaaaaaaaaaaaaaacatttactaagggtgcctgggtggctcagtcggcggtctccctgctcggtggggagcctgcttctccctctcccactccccctgcttgtgtgcgtgccctccctctctatgtcaaataaataaaataaaatctttaaaaatatatatatatttaccatttgaAAAGGCAAGTCAGTCCAGCGCGCTGAGTGGACAAGTGGGTGGCATCAGAAGTAGTAAGCACTGTCTGCTCCAAGGGGCAGGAGGCACCACGGCCACGGTGGTTGAGGGAGTGAAGATGGTCTCCCAGCTCAGATGCCCCCAGCCTGCCCTGTCCATCCACCCTCAGAATGGAGAGCCCGTGGAGGCCCGGGAGAATGTGCAGTGTCCCCGAGGCTGGCATGTTAAGGAGAGCTGGATCGTGGAGCTGAACCACGCGGTGGACAGTGAGGGTCAGTGCTCTGGCGCAGGCGGAGGGAAGGAGGCCCTGGAGCTGCCAGGGACTGACACTTCCCACAGCCTCAAAGCAACCGAGCTCTCAGGTGGGATGGGCCTGAATTTCCAGGGGTGGCCCAACCTCTGGACAGTGGGGTCTCCACCCTTTCTATAGACATAGGCCCCAGCTTTCAGACAGGGCAGGTTGTAAGTGCCTCCTGAGCACTttctagaaagaggaaaatggtCAGGGAGCCTGGATTCACCTGCGGCAGTAGCTCCAGGCAAGGAGTGATGGGCTGGAAGTCCAAAGTCCAGGGCTCAAGACGTTGACTCTGCTACATATGGGCTGGGTGACCTTGTGTGGGTCACAGGACGTCTCTGAGCCCTGCCTTCCTCATTCGTAAGATGGGCagttgggcccaagtataccatCCTTTCTCACACCTCAGGGCCCGAGACACCTAAACAGGAGGGAAAGCCTTTTCCCGTTAGCCTGCCTTCTTGGGCCCATTTGTCAGGCATGTCCATACCTCCCAGCCCATGGCCACCTGGGCACCCACAGGCTGTGGCCCTGCCCCTGCAGGCTGGGAATACGGAGTGGCGATTGAGCCGTCGGGCCAACCTCGGGTCTGGAACTCAGTGGAAAAGACCTACTACTCATGCCGCCGGCGGCGCTGGGTACGTGTGCGCTGCCGGAACCACGGGAAGCTGAGCCTGGAGGAGGAGACCCTCTCCTTCCTGCAGCTGGtgagagggctgcctgggtgggtgCCGTCGCCCACACCCCATGCTATGGTGGGAAGGTGAcattctgctcccctccccacagcaccACCCCATGCCAGCCAAGGATGAGGAGGGCTGGGAGTATGGCACCTTTGGCTCCAAGTTCCACCTGAACCCTCAGCCCCAGAGCCAGTTCCGCCGCCGCTGCTGGCACCGCAGGATGGTCCCGAACAAGGACAAGGGCATTGCACCCATATTCCTCCTGGAGGGATCCTTGGTAAAGCCTCTGTAGTCTAGGTGACTCCTCCTTGCAACCCCACCTCCCAGAGCTGGGGCCCAGCCTTGGGTGTGGCAGACAGCAGAGGACAAACCATGGTTGGGGCACTGACAgctgaggggtgggagagagcGTGCCCCAGGTCCACACCCTTGGGCTAGAAGGGAAGGGTGACCTGGGCCTGCACTAGGGGAGACAAGAAAAGCACCCAAGAACCTCAGGGAGAATGTCCTGGGCACAGGGTATGGATCTGAAAGAGAAGAGCAGGAAAGAAGAGATGAGGCTGACACAGGCTCCAGACAAAACAATCAGGAGCTCCTGGAGGCCTGCCCAAGAGGACATCCAGCTACATGCCCTACCCTTCATCTACTGCATCTTCAACAGTGAGCTTTGAGAATCTGCTCAGGTGGCCCCAGGGGACCCTGCATCCGAGgacaggcagtggggaggggccggggcggggATCCTGGGGGCAGGTGATGGACATGGTTCCTCTCTTACCCAGAGCCCCACTACTATCAGCTTTTCTGCTACATCTACCAGGCCCGGAACCTAATGTCCAACCAGATCCAGACATTCCAGGGTAGGCTACAGGCACCCTTTCCTCCCCAAGCTCCTGGGGACCCCTGAGGCAGCCACCCAACAGCATAAAAAATATGACAAGGAAGGGGATGACACTCATGCagacccctctccccagcaactgAGGGCCCTGCCTtggttaaaagataaaaacaaggaGTATAAGTTGGGGCTGTTCTTGAGAGGTGTGCCCAAAAGTGTGGAATCAAGGAGGAGGTGCTGGGGAGGCTTCACCCTGGTGGGGACCACTTAGCTAGGCCTTGAAGAGGGAAGAGGAGTTTTATGGCAGAGGACTAATGAGACgggaagacaaaagaaagggTGACCCACGGTGGGACCGCGTGTTCCTTGTGTCAGAAGCTGACagaaggggttggggaggaggtgtGGCGATTTGCAGCCCTGGGCACGAGGACCCAGTGAAACTTTCAGGAGAGTCATGTGCTCCTATCCGCAGCACTGTTTGTGAGAAGCAGGTTGCCAGGTGAGGCTCTGGGCCGGGTCTGTGGGAGTTTGCCGGGAGCTGTGTCCACTGGGCATCAGCATCCACATAGAGAAGGCCACAGGACATCCCCTGACACCACAGTCGATGTTGTGAAAGGACTCACTGTTGCTGTGGAAGGACAGCCCCATGTAGCTGCTCCTCAGATCTCTTCCAGAGGAGCTGTGGGGCTTCTACCCCTGGAACACCCAGATCTCAACCAGGCGGTATAGAGAGATGTGGCTGAAACTAAATGGCCCCCGCTGTTCACTCTGCAGCTTGCACTGTGGTGGCCTTCTGGGCAGCTGTCCGGGGCTGTGGCCACCCAGCCTGGGCTTCCCTGGATCTCTAGTCTAGTGGTGGCAGCTTCCAGAAAGGAGCGCCTCGCTTGAGGGCTCAGTGGCAGGACCTCTCGTCTCCTTCTACCCACCCCCTAGTGCCCTTCATTCGGTTGGTCTTCTTGAACCATAGCCAGTGCACCCAAACCCTGAAGAGCTCTGCAGCCCCAACGTGGGCCCAGACACTCATTTTCCAGCACCTTCTTCTGTACGAGAACCCTGAAGACACCAAAGCAAGCCCTCCACTTGTGGTCTTGGAACTGTGGCAGCAGAACGCCCAGGTAAGGTGGGCCAGACTGGGCAGAGTGgctgagtttttattttagaggagaATATACCAAATGCGTTCTGGGGGGAGCCCGATTCGTGGAGAGCATCACGTCAACAGAAATGCCAGCCCTTAACCAAGAGTTCTTGGCACCCTGGGGGAAGGGCCAGAAACCCGCCAGCTTGGCCTCCGTGTTTGGTGAACTTCCCCTTCCCTGCAGGGAAAGGAGAGCTTGTGGGCCCGGAGCATGTGGTCCCCGGTGGTCTGGCTGGATGTCCAAAAACGGACCCTGCCCCCTCTGAGGTGGCACCCCCTTGTAAAATTGCTAGGGGAGAAAGAGGGTGAGATCCTGGTGTCCTGTGAGCTGATCCTTGAGACCGAGGTATGGGCTGGGGGGGTGAGATGCTTGggggcccccaccctgccccactcccctgcctcaAGTTCCCACAACCAGCAAGTCcccagctcaacccactgagggAAGGCCTGGAACCTGGAGCCAGCACACTGGGCTTGGCGATGCCTGCCTGCTGCTGCCACCGGGCTCCAGAGCCGCCTCCCTGGAGCCCTGCTAGGGACttggattgggggtggggtgtaggAGGATGGGCCAACTACAGCCTCACACACCTTGCTTTCCCACCTCACCCCTTCAGAGTGTCAAAGAGAGGCCGCCAATCTTAAGTGTTCCCTGGAAGAACGGAGTCTACACACTCCCCAAGAGCATCCAGCCAACACTAAAGAAAATGGCTGTGGAGGTGATGAGGGTATGGGGAAGAGAGGGCGGGCACCCCCCAGAGCAGTTGGGCACCATGGGGCTCTCCCTGCAGACTCTCCTTGGGCCCTCCTGACTATCTGAGGCAAAGCTCGGACCCCAAAAAGACACTGTCTGAGAGAcggagggagacaggagagacaCGAAGAGCAGAAGCTCTGCTAGAGTACCTGAAACTGTCTCAATGCAGAGCTCTATGGCGGGTCATAGACAAAAGGCTTTCATGTTCACCATCTCACTTGagcccttcctgcccctctgcaGTAGGGGCCACTTTCAGACAAGAAAGCTGaggctctgagaaacaagctaGCCCAGGCACCGTGAcgcagaggaagtggcagagccggaATCTGGGCCTGGCCCCGCCTGCCTCCAAGTGCCAGCATGTCTCTCACCTAGCTTTCGACAGTAGCCTGGAGGTCCCCACACGGAACTTCTGTGCTCGGCCATGAATCTGGCGAAGATCAAAAGATGGTCAGGTCCTCCTGGCCCTGGAGATGCCCCCTAAGATCAGGCAACCCCACTCTGGTCCCCAGAACAGGCCTCTGTAAGAGCATGGACATTTGCTGGGGTGCCCAGTGTCTGTTGAGCGCACTGAACGACCGTGGAGTTCTATGGGATCCAAGTTGGCAATGAGCTAAATGGCAACAAGGACACCCAAGGAATCTGGGGTACCCCCTACTTCTGTGAGCCCTCAAGGCAGCCAGCCTCAGGAACTCCCTCCTGAAGACTGCAAGCCAGACAAAGCAGCAGGGGAGGAAGGGCAATACCTCAAGGTTCCCTGGAGGCCAGTGAAGGATAGTCTCAGTAGCCAGAGGGCACTCCCTTGCGGAGGCTTTGAGGACAAGCACTGATCCCTCATGGGACAGGACACCTGTGCTAGCCTTCAGACTCTGACTTCATCCAGCTCATTTCCTGGCCCCAGATGCCACCTGATGCACCATCACTCCCAGGACAGACCCCTCTCTGGCCAGGACCCCATTAGAGGCCCCAGCTGCCGCttgccctgcccctcctctgttcCGGCAGATTCTGGTCTGGGGCCTTCGGAACATGAAGCAGGTGCATTCCCCCCAGCTCCTGGTAGAATGCTGGGAAGAGTCCCTGCAGACAGAGCCCATCAAGGACTTCCAGACCAACCCTAACTTCAAGCAGTCAGTCCTCTTCCTCACGCTGGTAAGGCGAcctggggcagagcaggggctggggcagcccTTTTCTCCCATGAGCCCTCATGCCccgcctctccttggggctgtaGTTCATCCCCACAGAGGAGGCCTATGCGCCACCCCTCACACTGAAGGTGGTGGACAATCAGGACTTCGGCCAGCAGACCGTGGTGGGTCAGGCCAACATCCACTCCCTACAGCCCTACTTCTGCGACCCCTGGGCTGAGGACTACGTGCCTCCACAGCTCCCAAGTACAGTCCTTtcaccctgcccttccccagccctcacCTTCAAGCTGGCACTGGGAGTGGGGGCGGACCTGGCTGCCCTCTGGGCTGgtgtccctccccctcactcttctctctctcctgagaTTCATGATTGCTCTCTCTCCACACAGTGCTGTCTGTGAACAAGTACCAGAAGGTGAGTTAAGGGCTCAGGGTCTCCACCTTCTCCCATGCCATCTACAGGGGACAACCCTTGTCCCCAAGCAGGGGTGGAGATAAAACAGAGCTCTGATACGTGTGTTCCTGGTGTACATGAGAACCCTAAAGTTGTGATTCTCCACCTGGACTACACATTAGAACCGTCTGAGAGTTTAAAGAAATCCTGATGGGCCAGGCCACTGACCTGTTCCATCAGGATTGCTGGGGAAAGCCTCAGGCATCAGCAGTGTCTCCaagcccacagcccctccccgGTGATTCCAGTGTTTCCAAGGTTCAGAACTACTCCTCGAGAGCAGCACTTATCAAACTGAATGCACAGGAATCCTGGGGATATCTTGAGCAAAAGCAGGTTCTGATTTAGTAAGACTGGGGTTCTGCATTTTCGGGCCCTTCCAGAGTTCTGTCTGTAAGCTGAGGCCCATGAGGGTAAGAACTAAGTTTACCCTCCTCCTAGTTCCATGTGTGCCAATCCCTGAATCGAAAGGGCTCTGTGAAGAGTCAGGGAGCCAGGAAAGGAAGCCCTGCCTTCCATCCCTTTTTCCTGGGGGGTCAGAGACAGTGAGCAGACTAGGTCGGCATGTGGTGCCTCACCTTGCTCTCCTGCTCTCATTTTTCAGCTCCTAGATTACTTCTATGAAAAGTTCTGGATCAGTCCCAGCAAAGCTCAGGTGATGCAGGCTCAGCCCCAGGGAACAAGGAACCACTCTGGGCAGCTCAGGGAGGCGGTGGGTGCAGCATGACCCTGGTCAGGGGAGGGCTCTGGTGCCTTCTCCCCAAGGGCCAGAATGACCTTCCCTGCCAGGATCAGTACCAGCATGAAGTGGACTGGTGGAGCAAGCTGTTCTGGGCTACGGGAGATGCTAAGGCCCTGCAGTACAAGTACAAAGACTACCATACCCTGAAGGTTTGGAGATCTCTGGGAGGGGAGACTGCTGAGACACACAATGAaatctgctgggggtggggggtgtctcccCAAGACTACAGGCCACACCTCCATCAGACATGCCGTTTGGGGAACCAGAGCTGCCCCATCTACAGCAGTCAGTGCTGACTCTGGGGCCACTGACTGGGTAAATGCTTCAAAGCAAGACCCAGGAACTGGTGATCCCTCAACCCCCTGACGGCAGGAATGGTCCTCCCTCAGCTGAGCCCAGGCCTGCTCTCCTCACCGGCCTGGACCCCACACACCCCCTGCAGGTGTATGACTGTGAGCTGGAAGCCGTGCCCGCCTTTGAAGGCCTGCAGGACTTCTGCCAGACCTTCAGACTCTACCAAGAAGAGCCCAAGTTGGACAGCCCTGTGGTAGGGGAGTTCAAGGTGCATATTCACTCCCATGGAACTACCCGTCTCCCATGCCTCTTCTGTCCCCCAGAAGATTCTAATCAAAGCCCTGGCTCTCTATGTTCATGGTGGGGATGGGGTAGGGAAGGCTTGAAAAACAGTTTGGGGAGCATGGGATAAAAGGCTGACCAACGCAGGGGTTCAGAGTGACCTCCCCCTTTACATGGGATAGGTAAGACCCTTCTCAATCCAGCTCGGGCCTGTGCAGGTCTCCCAAGGCCCAAGAGCCTTCGAGAACAAGTTCCAGCCTGAAGGGATAGACAGGGTGTGGAATGAGAGTCTGCGTCAACAGAAACTGGAAACCCACCTAACCACCATAGTTGTCAGCCCAACATAACCCCCCAAACCTGCTGTTCCCACAAAGCGTCTCTGCTGCGCCCCTCTCTTCCATCCTCGGTGCAGCACACTCTCTCGGGAGCTTTGGCCAGGGGCACCGCAGGGCCAGGCCTGCACTCAACATcttccctccccaacacacacacagggcctTTTCCGCGTCTACCCCTTTCCTGAGGATCCAAAAGCCCCCAAGCCCCCCCGCCAGTTCTTGGTTTGGCGCAACAAAGAGGACTTCCCTCAGGAGTGCTTGGTGCGTGTGTACGTGGTTCGAGCCATCAACCTGCAGCCCCAAGATTCCAATGGCCTGGTAATCAGCAGCCCCAGCCCCGTGGTGTCCCTCATCTCCGGGACCACCgaacccaggtgcctcccaaaaCTTGCGTCAAGGTCCTGGGGCTCCCTCAGGCTGATACTCAGATGGTTACTTCCCCACAGGCTCCCCCTGTTGACGGGGACTCATTTCCAGTCCActtcccaccctccccaaccAACCTGGACTGACTCTCCATTTCCTGTTGCCTTTCCCTCACTATGACTGAACCCCAGTGTGACCCTTATGTGATCCTGAAACTGGGACAGACAACGATGGGCAACCGGGACAAGTACTGCCCCAACACTCTGAATCCCATCTTCGGCATGTGAGCTGCCCCAACTTTACCCGATCCCACTTCACCACACCCTCACACCCTCCCACGCTGGGTAGGAGTAAGCTCCAGAAGGCGAAgacttcttccatttctctctaaCCTCTGAGTTCCTAACATGGGGTCTTACACACACTCAGGGCTGGACAGATGGAAGGGTGGTCAGttctactctctttctcaaatgcttCACCTGGGAAAGGAGTTCAGGGTCCCATAAGCCAGGCCTGTCAAAAGTTATTTCTAGCCAACCCTGGGGGACAGTTCTTGGCAGGCAACAGCCACCCCAGGCTCTGTTTTCcatattcaccatgaccaaacaAGGGGCCGTGAAGCTGGACAGGGAGGCCTGCGGACAGCACAGTCCGCAGTCTCCAACACCTCACCCCCAGTATGTTTGAACTGAGCTGCACCATCCCCCTGGAGAAGGACCTAGAGATCCAGCTATATGACTTTGACCTGTTCTCACCTGACGAAAAGATTGGAACCACAATCATTGACCTCGAAAACCGACTCCTGTCTGGCTTTGGTGCCCGTTGTGGGCTCTCCAAATCCTACTGCTAGTGAGTGGACCTGAAGCCAGGCGAGAGAgtaggggaggggtggaggagggaggcccGAGCTCCCTTAGGAGGAGACTTGCATCTGGGAAACCAGGGCCTGAACCTGGCTCCACTCATGCCCCCACCACCACTGCTCATCTGCAGCTCAAAGCAGAATGTTTTCTAGGATGCAAACCTTCCcaccttttcctctcccttaATTCCACAGCGCAGGGCCCTTTAGGTGGCGGGATCAGATGACCCCAAGCTTCCTCCTGGAACGCCATGCCAAACAGAAAGGGTTGCCTCCGCCTTTGTTCAGTCCTGAAGAGGACACTGTTTTTtacaatgggaaaaaattcaAACTGCAAAGCTTCGGTGAGAAGTACAGCACACTGTCAGAAGGCACAGATCCAGGCCTCTGAAACCAGAGGCATTTTGCCCTTTCTACCTATAGAGGGCAACCAGGTCCACTGTCCAGGCTGAGGgtaggggagaggagggcagCTAGGAGATGGGAAGGCTCATGATGTTGTGACCATCTCCTTCCACTTCCTTCCATCTAGAGCCCAAGCCCCCTCCTGTTCGTTACTTGGGACCTAAGAAAGAACGCCTTGCCCTGTACCTCCTGCACACCCAGGGGCTGGTGCCTGAGCATGTGGAGACCCGCACACTGTACAGCAATAGCCAGCCAGGCATTGACCAGGTAGGAGACTAGGGGGCTAGATTAGGAGACAAGGGAGCCCAGCCATCCAGGATGCAGCCCAGGACGAGAAGACCACGCATTCACAGCCGTACATACACGGAACCCCAGCATGTTCTACACATGTTCAAAGTGAGACAGTCTAATGATGTCCCTTAGAATGGAGAAATTCAGAACTGTAAAAGTCATCTACAAGAAACCTGGGCCCCCCACATCCATTAGTGGAAAGGCCAAGGTGCCCTACCAGCCAGCGCCAACACTGCCTTAGTCTCTCCTGAGGGAGGTCAGGGGAAGTAGCACCTGGGTCAGATGTGCAGACATTACAGCTCTGGTTGGCCTGTTAATTGCAGGCTGTTTTCTCCATGGCAAGGAACCCCaaacagaaggaataaaaatcCCCACGGGCACCCTAATTATCTACTCTCCAGTCACCAGAAGGGCTCACCTCATGCTCCAAATTTCTCAAGCTGATACCACATTCCAGACACTTGAGTTCTCCGCTGAGCACTTTTTAAACCATTCTCATTAAACCTGTTTTCCAATGTGGGGTCAACTTCAAAAGGATAAAATGAGGTCAGACAGTTTGAAGGAATAGATGTATCTACCTTCCAATTTTGGTAGTCTACTCTTTTGTTTCTCACCAATTTTCATCCCTCCTTTCTTAGACCACTGTGCTTGATGGGCAGCTTAATATCCTTAGGCTGGGCTTCCACAACATATGGCGACCTGGACATTTGGTCATCTAGTTTGCTCTTACTCGGGGCCACTATGCTGGTTAAGAAGTAAAGCCCCAAGCTCCCCGTGGAGCCCTGTCCAGAGAGGCTGTCTAGCATGGCCTGCTGAAGGGTATTCAGCCTCCAGACCCCGGTCACAAGTGACATTCCATCGCCATGCCATCTGTTTTGAATCCATCATACACTGTCCACCTCACCCTGCGCCCTTCTTCCAGCCAACACGAGACAAACGGGAAGCTGGTGGGCGGTTAATAGACTTCCTATCTGAAATCCACTCCACCTCACCGCTAACTCCTCACTCCACCCTCCAGTTGGGGGAACCCAGCCTCAAGAGATCTCAGAACGTGGGATGGGGCTCTGAGACCAGCGTGCTGAGAACAGAGGTTAGCAACTCCCAGCTAGCCAATCCATTTCCACTCTAGGGAAAGGTACAAATGTGGGTGGACATCTTCCCCAAGAAGCTTGGGCCTCCTGGCCCCCCAGTCAACATCAGGCCCAGAAAGCCTAAAAGGTGAGTGACCCACCACATCCATCGCTGTACTTCCCCAGGCACTGGCCACGGGTGTGCAATTCTTTTCCTCTCCCGGAAATCCCGGGAGCTTCCTTCCTCTGCATTCCCCCAAACTGGCATGCCTTGTTTGGGCATGGAGGGCACCACGGCCGCAGGGGGAGCTACTCCTCAGCAAAGCCTCAGAGCCCACCGGCTGCAGGTATGAGCTGCGCTGCATTGTCTGGAAAACTGCCCAAGTGGACCTGAGGAGAAGTTTAACCACCGGGATGAGCGACATCTATGTCAAAGGGTGAGGAAGAGAGCTGGGCTCCAGCAGCATTCCCTCTGAGGTCCCCAGTTGTCTCATCCCTGTGCCTCTGCCCACGATCCTGGGGCAtcatctctccacccccacctgtGCCTGGTGGTCTGCCAGGGAGCCCCTCCCACAGGGCTCCAACTCAGGGACAGGGACAATACACGTGAAGCCCAGGTGAAAGGACTTTGGCCCCAGGTGGTTAGCTGGGCTCGAGAAGGACATGCAGAAGACGGATATCCACTACTACTCTCTGACTGGGGAGAGCAACTTCAACTGGCGGTTCATCTTTACCATGGACTACCTGGCAGCTGAGCGTGTGTGTGTCCAGAGTCAGAAGGTAACAGGCCATGTGGTGGGAGGGCGG encodes the following:
- the FER1L5 gene encoding fer-1-like protein 5 isoform X6, whose protein sequence is MLRLVVDSATINPPLSPPPRPCVTAYFRDIKRRTHEAEGNNPIWNETLIWYLSDCPLQNDSFLQIILRDVGAAKKDRFIGLATILLQPLVKKPSEVLSLKDLNLLNHLMQSTDCTVTLHVTLARKQYASKLGDYDLLGLSAQEMARRKLMVPGSGMPMALSSKPQHFQVRVKVFEARQLMGNNIKPMVNVVIGGYQYNTRIKMGNNPFFNEIFFQNFYEVPAKLFDETILIQTDIGFIYYSPGHTLMRKWLGLCQPNEPNSGVRGYLKVTICVLGVGDQVLVDQEMPYGADDTTTEIFKSSVVPTNVAYLQFFIYCAEDLHLKKQHLVSPVLEVELIGEKLKTNVLTETENPIWNQILTFQIQLPCLSSYIKFRVLDCPKNSCQDEIGTVSLFLNQISSTGAEIEGKQSPWPLLPVPLLPPPPPPPPSLSLLAGMYSGFLPCFGPSFLTLRGGKKAPFRIQEENTNIPDSLKDGLTYRGRVFLELSTHVTSHQDLKRKDLSSEVTSIERHRHRQKYGLCVIFLSCTMMPNFKDLIQFEVSIGHYGNKMDLNYKPCVSTTQYSPVIYDGNIYHYVPWYNTKPVVAVISQWEDVSFRMNCLNLLHFTRDRLKANLDTLKSIRNPRDPALLPQWEKLLRELVEDCKHPLPCMAHQPRATELDKKRWQLRSRLLQELSQKAKEVKPRNMVATVEDWLYRLNAVLPEPQMSLPDVMIWLTSKEQRVAYAQVPTHSILFSPTGALHSGRFCGKTQTLILQYPEGEGQDMLPAHLRVCMWFGNISDSKNLQLLREGEVVVYAETYENQAKYKDQWGQQGLYHCPNFSDVMGHKALPKEDFQAPQGWHWQGQWTVEPQRRLLLDVDINKSQVLEEVYENQCRDTTGAWVPAAIPNTDMNGEPVEARENVQCPRGWHVKESWIVELNHAVDSEGWEYGVAIEPSGQPRVWNSVEKTYYSCRRRRWVRVRCRNHGKLSLEEETLSFLQLHHPMPAKDEEGWEYGTFGSKFHLNPQPQSQFRRRCWHRRMVPNKDKGIAPIFLLEGSLGMDLKEKSRKEEMRLTQAPDKTIRSSWRPAQEDIQLHALPFIYCIFNKPHYYQLFCYIYQARNLMSNQIQTFQVPFIRLVFLNHSQCTQTLKSSAAPTWAQTLIFQHLLLYENPEDTKASPPLVVLELWQQNAQGKESLWARSMWSPVVWLDVQKRTLPPLRWHPLVKLLGEKEGEILVSCELILETESVKERPPILSVPWKNGVYTLPKSIQPTLKKMAVEILVWGLRNMKQVHSPQLLVECWEESLQTEPIKDFQTNPNFKQSVLFLTLFIPTEEAYAPPLTLKVVDNQDFGQQTVVGQANIHSLQPYFCDPWAEDYVPPQLPMLSVNKYQKLLDYFYEKFWISPSKAQDQYQHEVDWWSKLFWATGDAKALQYKYKDYHTLKVYDCELEAVPAFEGLQDFCQTFRLYQEEPKLDSPVVGEFKGLFRVYPFPEDPKAPKPPRQFLVWRNKEDFPQECLVRVYVVRAINLQPQDSNGLCDPYVILKLGQTTMGNRDKYCPNTLNPIFGIMFELSCTIPLEKDLEIQLYDFDLFSPDEKIGTTIIDLENRLLSGFGARCGLSKSYCYAGPFRWRDQMTPSFLLERHAKQKGLPPPLFSPEEDTVFYNGKKFKLQSFEPKPPPVRYLGPKKERLALYLLHTQGLVPEHVETRTLYSNSQPGIDQPIHFHSRERYKCGWTSSPRSLGLLAPQSTSGPESLKGMSCAALSGKLPKWT